DNA sequence from the Zonotrichia albicollis isolate bZonAlb1 chromosome 29, bZonAlb1.hap1, whole genome shotgun sequence genome:
TATGACATGACacaatataatttaatataataattatattatattacaatTGTAATGTATATTATACACgacatattatattatattatattatattatactatattattctatattatattatattatattatactatattattctatattatagtATTCTATATTACAATGATATAGAATAATGTATAAATATGATATTAATATGACATGACACAATATAATTTttcagccttctaagaacacgGCTTCAGATTCCTCATCCCTGCCACCATCGGGGCACCCCAGAAAACACAAcaccctccctgctgctcccccacgctgtcccagccctccctgcaggccctggagcACCCCAGGTGTCACCTTTGAGCCACCCCGTGGCCACCATGACGAACCAGCCGTGGTGGTACAGGTGGTGGGCGTGGTGCACCCCGGCCGAGATCTTGCGCACCCGCACCACCTCCTTCATGGCCACCAGGATCAGCTTCACGGGCAGGAAGCTGACACACTTGTAGAAGAGGTTCATGGGGCAGAAGAATATCAGGtacctgcaaaaaaaaaaaaaaaaaaaaaaaaaacccacgggTTTGTTCTGGTCTGGGATGTGCGGAGGGTGGCGGGTTGAGTTATGGCAAGTGAAGGAAAATCTGAATATAAAATATTCCTGATTTTATAGCTAATTCTGAAAGGAAATCATCATGCAAAAAAGCCTCTCTACAGGAAGAGCTGAGTGAGCCCTCATTAACTCAGAGAGCCCTCACTACTAACACTCAATCTTGAATAAAACTCAGTAAttttaattcagaattttttaGAGTTTTGTGTCTTGTACATTGTGTCAGAAGCATCAGTTCATACAGAACAAGAAGCTACATATACTGAAATGATATTCCAGACTGAGGAGAGATATCAAATACTCTTTTTTCCAGAAGACTGCCATATTTTTCAGCCCTGAAAGCAGatatttctctttatttctcaAGTGTAGAAAACTAGATGGCTGAGGGATTAACCCCGAGACTTCTGTTTATGAAAACTTCATTCACAGTATTTCCCAACAATGCTCATTCTGCCAGGCAAAAGCACCTACAGCCCACACACACTGGGGAAATTAAAGCCCCATTTGTGCACATTTCACCAACACAACAAATAAAATGCCCCCAAACCTCCAGGACGTGCCACCCCTTGCCCTGTGTGGGACCcgtgggtgctgctgctcctggcccagcagtgcctgctaTGAATAGAAGTGCCCCAGCCCAGATAATCACAGCATTAGGCAACTGGGCAGGGAAACTGGGAACCAGAGCCAGGAGCGCCTCAAAGGCAGCCTCAGCCCACCTCTGGTGTCCCCAGTTAATCCCAGTGGGATCAGAGCCGTGTCCCACAGGGAGAACATTTCCCCCCACACCCCACagtgtagtaaacccctcaggtttagccagggccccttagagaatagaatgctgacacagcggcaaagaagtttcctgtctccagggacatccaccttgtaccttatccctatagccatgcaaggcaatattgtgttaaaccctaccattggtcacttatggtcactctaacacctttgccattggtcaggattggatccaggccaagggtataaaagtagcatactgtacccctgctaactcggaagaagaagagctgagacccttcacagacccctacaataaagccatactcgtggaacagccagtgtcttctgcttctcctctctctaccctctgctggagccttaggccaagggaaaagctacctagcaagcaaagctgaaatcacaagagctgcctgatcactaagagctgaatatctccctgcttgctaggggctgacccgtggccttggtctgagagcgagctggcttctagcacccagtccccttgggggctgagctctggagctggaacagcttgcataggatacgACCAAGAAAGGCTCATTTACTACAGGGCACTCACCACACCGCTGTGGCCAGGATGACGCTGGAGTTGTGGCTGAAGTAGGCGACGGgagcctctcccagcagcaggtcAGCCAGGATGTAGCTCCCAAAGCAGTGGAGCATGGCACAGAGCCAGGAGGCAAAAGGGCTCCTCCGGGACATCTCCACGGCTCCtgtggaaaaaatggggaattacAGAGTACCACTGGTGGGAGGGACCCTCAAGGCCATCTCAGAGAGAAGCAGGAACTTCAAGATCCATGTGGTAGATAGGGTCAAGCGTTCAGAAGATCTCCCGATGTTACaagaagacagggcccctgttcccttagataagaaaattaacataagAATGCAGCCCCCCAAACCAcatgccagtaattttccatttctacCCAGTAAATTTctattgaagttggagggagaGACCCAACTTCCTTGttcagcatcgactccgtttattcactcaatcaatcactttttataaccgtgttaattaagttcatgcatattgcaaacctgagctcacaataggttaGAGATAACaaaccaactcctccttatgtttccaataccaagatttgggttctcaaaattatttttgctttcccaaaatagccaaagatagaatatgtacttgttatgagaaagctgcctgagaactctggtatgcaaggttctcaaggccttcatgtttgtcacttttacttgtaattaaaaacaacctgagaacttctgctgtttacagaaaccggctgtgagaattttactcctcacagctgccttctaagccatttctgaaaaaatctccaacaaatttccactccttactaaccataaatagtaaagacagaccccctcTGATGTAgagaagccccttagactataaaaccccacgagaagagataataaaagccttttttgaccgtccaccacattggtgtctgcgtgctcTTTAACTCAAGCGACCCTAAAGAATTTAAGTCGCCTTTGCCTTGTATCAAAAAACAACAGACCCAGGAAGACAGAGGCTGGAGGTGCGAGATCTCCCACAAAGCAGCTCAAAGAAAAGCGCTtgtaaaacaaaacaccaaagtGTGAAACCCAAACAAGCACCAGAGATGGCCAAGAAATGATCACAACCTGCAGATCCCCCAAAGAACAGAGCCATTAGAAGTTGATGAACTGGCTGAGAGATTCTCTCCTTCATTCTGCTACcataaagaacatttttttttccccttgaaatCAGTGTCTTTTTACAgtctaaaaataaaatgcatacTGGTACCATTCTCTCCACTGCTTCAACCTAGGTGCCCTCAAGAATTCATGAACAATCTGTTCAGCTCTTTCATTCATAAGATTACCTGCAAAAATAGAACAGGAATTCTTAATCTTTATTTGAGAGAAGGGGATTTGAGGGTTCTACCCCACTCCTGTGCTAGTCTGGAAATACTTTGTGGTCTCCTCCCACAATCTGCTATggcctttttttaaattcctgtaGCAATTTTCGTCCACCTTTGTACTTTTTCAGGGAAACCTCCCAATAACATCAATTCTGCGAAGTTCTTTCATCACCTTAAAATACTCCAgaattttttgtggttttttttttttcagatacaaAACTGTTCGGTGAGCAGACAAAGAGAGAAAACGTTAAAAACGTTATATCAACACGATTACCTGGTACCCTTTAAACAGCAGTAAGTGGATCAGCATGAGCCAAAGCTGTGAGTGCCCAGGCTCTTCCATCCTCGGGGACATTTGAACCAGCTGAAAACACAGCGGCAGCGGGACAGCTGCAACAGCCGGGACACGAAACTGGTTCTATAGGAACCTGAGGTTTAGCTTGAGGCTTAAATTTAGCAACACTTGTTTTTCCTTGGCTGCACGAAGCCATGCTGTCTCCAAGGGGGAAACAGGACGGTTCTGTCCTGACACTGATCCCCAGCCCATAGCTGTGGGATGGGAGCAGTGCAGGAATCTGGGGAAAAGCACACCCCGGCCTTCTCCAGTCCCAAGGGGATTGCTGGGCTTGCATATGTTTAAAAGCTATTTTTGTGAGGGCTGCCTGTTAATTGTTCGGTTCAGGGCTCCATGCTGGAAGGCAGCTGGGAGTGATCAGGGCTGGAAAGGCAGCGCTTGTTTACAGGAGTTTAACAGGAACAGCGTGTGGATTGTACGGCTCGGAGGTCACACAACATGAGGTTTGAAAATCACTCCTGAGCTCAGGGGTGGTTTTCCCTTCAGTCACTGTGTAATCACCGGGGAACTGCTCAAAACAGAGCATGAGGAGCGCACACATTGTCAAAAACAGAGGGAAAGGGGCGTTCGGGAAAGAGCGAGGCACAGCCAGGCCGTGACAAAGGCAGAAGGTGAAAGCCAAGGCACGGGTCTATCGATCTGTGCAAGATAAGCCCAAGAGAACAAACAAAGCAAGGTCAGTTATGGTTCCTGAGAACAGCTCAGGGCATGGCCCAGAGGGTGGGAAAAAACCAAGGTTTTACTTCCAGCCCTTTTGTATATAAATAGGAGGAAGGTGCTGCCATAGAAATATTCATGCCAAGGGATTGGCCAGAAACGCAACTCTGAGTCCTGGGGCGGCAGCCAAGTGACCGAACTGAAATACCTCAGTGCTGCCGGAATCCAGCCTCAAATAAAACCCAGGATTATTGCTCAAAATCAGAGTCACGGGTTCGCGGGGGTTTTTCCTGCTTTATATTTAGGCACAGGTGTCGCAGCTGTGACACCGCCTGACAGGCGACACAGGAGAGGCACGGGCAGGTGTCAGGACTGTTGGTGCGGGCTCTGTGCCGGTACCGGAGCTCCCCCCGGGGCCCCCCGGCCAAGGGCCGCACTCACCGGGCTCGTACTTGAGGTAGAGGACGGAGATGATGAAGTAGGCGGTGTCGAAGAGCGGGAACACCGGCAGCGCGGCGAAGGCGGCCGCCAGCTCCCCGAGGGGCAGCGCCTCCGCCAGATCCATCGCGGCCCCGGAGCGCGGCTCTCAGTCCCCGGTTCTCAATTCCCTGCCCCGGCCCGGCAGCTCCGTGCGGGAGCTGCGGGGGATGcggccggcgctgcccgggccgggccgctcGCTCCCCGCCGTGTCCGggcgcggagccgccgccgctgcgGAGCCGCCGCGGGGAGCGCAGGCGCCGCCGACCCGGGCAGCGCCCGCCCCTTCCGCTTCCCCCCGgcccccggagccgccgccgccggagcCATGATCGGGGACCTGCTGCTCTGCGGGTACCGGGGCCGGGAACCGGGAGCGGCTCGGCCGGGTTTGCCTGGCCCGGCTGTGCCTGACCCTGTTCCTGTCCTGCTTctcggcccctttcccccttcctgACGCTTCCCATCCCTGTTCTCCCTTCCCGACCCGCTTCTCCGGCCTGACTCCCTTTCCCCGTCTCACTTTTCCCGTCCTTTCCCCTTCTCCGTCCTCCTGACCCTTTCCCCGTCCTTACTCTTCCCGTCCTTTCCACTTCTCCATCCTCCTGACCCTTTCCCCGTTTCCCTTCCCCGACCCTTTTCCCATTCTCCATCCCCGTTTCCCCGTCCTCACTCCCCATCTCTCTCTTTTCCCGTGCCTGTTTCgttcttcccttccctctttcctcgtcccccttcctccctccccaattcccccttccccatcctcaTTCCCCTTTCCCGACCCTTtttcccgttcccgttccccaTCCCCTCTCCTTGCCCCTCTCCATCCCCGATCCCCTTCCCCGACCCCTTTCACCATCCCCGACCCTTTCCCCATTCTCCATCCCTGTCCTCACtccccttctctctccctcttttcccgcgcccctttcctttttctctttcctcgTTCCCCTTCCACCATCCCCAATCCCTCCTTCTCCATCCTCATTCCCCTTCTCCAACCCTTTTTCCCCATCCCCTCTCTTTACCCCTCTCCATCCCCGTCTCTCCCGCAGGACGCTGCTGGTGAACGCCGGTGCCGTGCTCAACTTCAGGCTGTGAGCGACCGGGGAAGGGCGGGCAGGGGAACggggagggtttttttggggttcacCTGCCTGACACGACCCCTGTGCCccgcaggaggaggagggacacGGAGGGATTCggagaggagcagagggaacccACGACCGGTAACGGAGGGGATGCGGGAGACGGGCACGGCACACGCACAGGAATGGGATTTTCTGGAGGAAATCCTTGGCCAAAACACAAATTTTCCACCCCTTTTTGTTGGATGTGAAttgctgtggggctggagtAACCGGTTTATTAATTGTAAACTGAAACGAGAAGTATacaaaaagcacatttctttcaGCATTTCTGACCTGTAGGTACCTGTGCTATAGAGGTAAAACTCTGCTCACTCCCTCATTGCCATTTCCATATGGATCTACCTGTGTTGCTCCCTTGTAGCTCTGTTTGCTggttaaaaatcccaaaaagccTTTTTAGATCTTCCCTTTTTCACAGTGTGACccctttttataattttttggtaattttcCCACATCTCCTTACAAAGTTACACCAAGCAGAGCATCCATCCTTCACCTACAACCTCAAATTTCAATCCAAactttttgttgtgttttttaattttttttttccccctctcagaGTTGCTTGTGATTTTCAGGCAGAGCTGAAAACGTGACTTTTCAAGTGTGTTTTTCATATCAAAAGTTTCTCCTCTTGGATTCTAGGTGACAATATCAGAGAGTTCTTGCTGAGTCTCAGGTATTTCCGAATCTTCATTGCCCTGTGGAATATCTTCATGATGTTCTGCATGATTGTGTGAGTAACCCTGTGCAGCATCTTCTCACTTATTGGCACTTTTCTTGCACATACATCTCTTTTCACATCTGTCTCTCCCACTCGATTTTTCCACAATTCTTTTTCACTTCTTTATTTCGATTTTCAAATATGGGTTGATCTCATGGGGGTTTTTATGCTAATGTGAGCATCTGTAGTGCATGAAAACCACCTGTGCCAGCACCTGAGCCATTCAGCCTCATGCTGAACGTTGTTTTTTGGGTGTTActcaaaacaaaaatcacctgGGTTTAAATTTGGGGATGTTTTTCATTTTGGGGTGGGGTAGAAACCCACCAAGTAAATCAGCCTTGCACTGGTGTGGCTGTTTCTCACCTccttttgtttaaattttttttttatcctccAGGTTATTTGGATCTTGAAAGCCACTCATGGACACGTTGGAAGAAACTTTTGGCTGGCAACAAACTTTTCTAGAAGTAAAAgatcctgctgctctccagctgcagccccgTGGGGAGCTGGGACACGCTCGTCCCCTCCaggttcctgctctgccagggcttggagccacaACCTTCACACAAATTATCTCAGCTTCACTCAAAGAGAATTTGGACTTGGTTTTCTAAGCTCTGAGTGGAGAGCAATGGAGAATTGAAGCCAATTTTAAACCTCTGCTTTGCCAgtcccagctggggctgtgccagctcgAGTTGCCCCTGTCCAAGTCACACTCCTGAGTTCTCAGTTTTGTGTAAAAGTTGAGCAGAGTGTTCTTGTAACTTCTCACTATTCCATTTGTTTTGTTGGAGGTGTTAAAAAGGAatattcaaggaaaaaaaaaaaagtccattcTCACTTTCTCCctgtttttccagaaaaaaaaaaactttttaaaataatatttcaaagattttttttttcctaagcaaTATGTAGGGGATTttgaatggggaaaaatggcaaaaataatTCTCTAAGCCAATGTCAAGAGATAATTTTGGAATAATCTTGGATTTGGTTCAATAAAGTTCTGTTTAAGggtaaaatatatatttcatgCTGTGTTCATTCTGTTACAGGAGAATTGATTCTGTATTGGTGTATTTTGGGAAATTGTAGCTATTCCTGTAATCTGTCTGGAGTCTTGTGTTATTTATATTAAATTGGGCTTTCTGACCAACAGCTTTTCCCCAGAATCACCAAAATAATTTAAGAGAGTGAAGTACTGAGTATCTTTTAAATCAAACTATAAACTGTTAGTGGGGCTTACACAGCTTCAGTTTCTTCAACTGTTGAGGAGAAATCTGATTTAAATGATTCTCTGGATAGGTTTTAGGgagtattttgattttttcctgattGGGAGATGCAAGTGTTGGGCACCTGCAGCATTTTACTTGAGTCATCCTCTTGGTTGAACTGAAGTTTTCACCTTAATGAAACATGACAGGGGAAGGGTCATTTGAGGGAGGCTGTAATGAACCCAGAAAAATGTACAGACAGGTTCCTTCAAGTGTGGGTTGAGCCATCCAGAAATATGTACAACCTTTGGTTAAATTTAAGCATATTCATTGCCTGTAATTTTGGTatattttaaccctttcctgatTCTTTAgaatgagacaaaaaaaaagtgtacTGGCAAATACAACACTGTGATTTAACCAATATAATTCTTGGAAAACATTTAGTGCCTAATCTTCATTAAACCCAGTGTGAAGAGAAGGGTGGATGTGGCATCACTGTGTGTGTGAGACCTGCTGGACacccctgggctcagctttTTTTACTCTCCTTAGATAAATGATGACTTCATGATGACAGAGTTCTACTGACAAAGGAATTCAAACAGTTTTATCACCCTGCACACACCGTGTGGCTCCAGAGCGTGCTGTCCCCACAAGACTCCAGTTGTGCAAAAGTTGTGATTCAGCTTTGAAGCAGCTGCTTAAAATAACGAAATCATAAGTCAATTTTGAGCTGCTCTTAAATGCCGTGAACCACTTCTACGTGCTTTGCTGAGCACAACACCCCTCAACTTCCCGGCCTGCAGGGGGTTTATTCCCATTATTTATtgccattatttatttctctctgcAGCGTGCTTGGTGGGGGTCCACTCTCCCCTCATAGCTCCCCGCGGCAGCGCCGTCTCCTCCAGCTTCTTCCTGCTGCCCCCATGTCCTCCAGCATggcccctgtcccctcaggGGTCCCCGTtcgctgtccccatgtcctccctgtcccctgggaggTCCCCGtttgctgtccccagtgtccccttaGTGGTGCCAGTTcgctgtccccgtgtcctcCAGCATcacccctgtcccctcaggGGTCCCTGttcactgtccccatgtcccctcaggGGTCCCCGTTCGcgatccccatgtcccccagcaTTGCCCCGTCCCCTCAGGGGTGCCTGTTCGCTGTCCCATGTCCCACAGCAtcgctcctgtcccctcaggggTCCCTGTTCGCTGTCCCCACGCTCCCCCTCTCCCCTCAGGGCTCCCCGTTCACTTCCCCCCATGCCCCCCCGCGTAGCCCGGGTGCCCGTTCGCTGTTCCCATGTCCCCCAGCGTCACCCCCGCGTCCCtctctccccgtgtccccctttcccccctcacggcgccccagccccgcccctCTCCCCGGACGGCGCACGCGCGttcccgccgccgcccgccctcCCCCGCGCACGCGCGGTGCGCGCCCCCGGCGGTGCGGGCAGgcgggcgggggccggggcGCGGCGCGCGCACGTCACGGCGTCGGGCGCGTCCCAGGGAGCCGCGCGCGGCGCCGGCCCTGCCCCCAGCGCGCCCCGCGTTCGGCccgagcggagcggagcggagcgctGGGCTCGCCCGCTCCCCCCGgccccccgcgccgcccccgccccgcggggAGCGAACATGCTCCTCCGGCTCCCCgaggccgccgccgccggcgagtgaggagccgccgccgccgccgccccggcccggcccggccccgccgcccgcccgccccggccgcagccgcagccgccccgcttcGCCCAGGCAATGACAGCGGCTCCGGCCCCGTCCCCGCAGCAGATCAGGGACCGGCTGCTGCAGGCCATCGACCCGCAGAGCAACGTGAGTACGGGCCCCGCGGGCCCCCGCCGCTCCGGGCCGACCCccgcccgccgctcccgccgcgaCGCCTTTCTCCCCCTCCCGGGGCCTCCGGGGCTcccgccggggccgccccggtCGCCGCGGAGCCTCCTGTGCGGGCGGTAGCGCGGAGCTCCCGGCGCGCCGTCCGCCCGGGGTCCCGCAGCCGGCGGCGCCTCCCGCCCGCGCCCCCCGGGCCGGGAGCTCAGGGCCGCCCCGCTGGGGGCTCCGGAGGCCGCTCcccgcccgcccggggccgcggccgcccccgccccgccgccgctcggcgccccgggcccggccggtGCTGCCCGGCCATGCGGCGGGCGGCCCGGCCGCCTCCCCACGCCAGGCCGCGGCTCGGGCGCGGCCTGCAGGGGGCTCtgggccggccccgccgccgctcgcCGGGACCTTCCGGGGCGCCCACCTGTTCCTCGGGCCCTGCGGCCGCTCCGGCCGCGACCGGGGGCACCCCGGGCTGCGGGGACGCCGGGAGGGCTCCGGCGGTGGCTGCggggctctggagctgctccagcaccgAGCAGCCTCGGTCTTCGCTTTTATCCCTTCCTGCAGCGCCGTAATGAGCTTATGGGCTCCTTCTGGGATGTGGTGTAAGCACAGAAGTCAGCGTGTATTTTACCTGTAAGTGGCCTTAAGCGGCGGTTATCCAAAGGATCATTTGCTCCTTTTAAGGGTTTTTTGGCTCATCCGAGCAGTTCTCCGCTTAGGTGTTTATTACTGTGAGAGGACTGCAGGGCCCTCAATCTGTCCAGTTTTTGAGTCTTAGATCAACATTCACTGCCGCAGGATGCCGAGGTGGGTCTGTCTTGGCCATCTGCAGTTTGTGGGGGCAGCCTCTGGTGCATCAGGCTGAATGTCTACGTGTTATTTTAGGGTGAAATGGTGCTTTGGTTCCATCAAAGTCATACCTGCTCCTGTCCGAACAAGTGCTTTTTTGTGATAGACCTGTATCAAAGTGCTAAAGTAGCCAATAAAGTTATTGTCATTTGGAACCCCTCCCGGAGCAGCCTGCCTGTGTCATGGGGACTGAAGAAAAATCACTCTGGCCTTGTAGGTTCTGTAGaactccctgggctgggcatcTGAGGGGAGCTGCAGTGTTACACATTGGAGTAACAGTAACAAATCCTGGTGGTAATTGTGAGCTGTTAAATGTCAGCGTTGTCTGAGTTTGCAGTACTTTAACGTGGATCTTGCTGAAATGTCAGTTAGTGCACTTCATGAATCCTGTTTGCTCTGAGCTCTCTTTCTGTGGCTGCAGATTTTTCACTCTATGCGTGAGACCGAGTGCCAACCTACTTTAATAAAATTCTAGCAGATCTGTGGTGTCTTTTGACTTGAGAACTGTCAGCTGCAGTGGTTACCCTAATTCTGGTGTTACTTTGTCAGACACTGTGGCTGGGCAGAGGTAAGCAGCCAGGAAGTCATTTTTGTGATGGATACTCTTCCCTTTCTCCACACGCTGATGTTTCAGGACGCTGTTGTGTTGTGAGAGGACCCAAAATAACcaggcagctccctgctcccaacAGGTCAGTAGCCCCTTAAATTTAGGAGTGATGTATGTTAAATTATAATTCTACATACTTGATACTTATCCAGGGCAATAATCGGTGGCAGAAAAATCAGCCCATTGTTGCAAAGTGCCTGTAGGCAGGGTCTGTCTTCCAGTTTAACCTTTTCTTGGAGGAGAGCAGAGATGGTGTAGCTGGGGTTCATTGTGCAGGCTGAGAGCTCAGACTCTTGGCTCCAGAGCACATGGAATACGTGGTGGTGTTGACTGTTCACTACCTGGCACGTCACTGGCACAGAGGGAAGAAAAACTTACATTTTGAACACCCTTAAAAAGCAGATTTTGAGTTTAATCACAGTTGGGCACCATCATGAGAGtacaaggagctgctgtgctgttttccTGCTGGGAGAGTCAGTGCAGCCATGAGCTGCTGGGCCTGCAGGGACTCATGGAAAGCTCCAGCTGCTTTCTGCTGGCTCTCAGAATCCTCTCCTGACAGCATTACTTGTGTTCAAACCTACAGCAGACATTGTTGCCACTGACTTCCTCATTTACCAAGAAGGTCAAGCTTTGAGGCCTAGATTTAATTCAAGTTTTTCAGTGTGTGTGTTTCTGGAGAAGGTGAAACCTCAGGTGGGCAAAACCAGTCCAGTTCTCTGGGGCTGAGGAGGGAGAAGATTGTTGGTTCTTCATGGTGCTTTACTTTAGGGTCTGTAAATTTAAGCTTCACTTAAATTCCCTAACACAAACTGCCATTGTGGATATTTATTCTGAGTGGTTAGTTGGATCTTGGTCAACtcacaggtgaaaaaaaaaacccaggacaTAAGTTTCTCTACCTCTGTTGGGTTGAACTGGTCAAAAGAATGGTTTCCCCAAGCTTGCAGAACCTGCTGGCCTCAGGAAATCATCTCCTGTGCTGATTGTtcatctccagctgctccagaaagccctgctgacTCGGGAGCAATATTGAATTTACACACGTTTAGCACTTGAACCTCCTCTAGTAATTGCTGCAGAATGTATTTATAACTTAGTTTCTCACACTTAGAGGTTACCTGTGTAAATTCTGAACTATTTCAAAGGAGACCTATAAGAAATaagctatttttaaaagaacttACATCATCCTAGAAGCCAGCCGGGATGTCTGGTATTGTGTCTTCATTTATTCAGCCTTTTCTCCTCGAGGAAACATATGGGCAAACCACTTCTGCTCCATGACCTAAGCACTGAGTACCAGCATCACTTTCCTTCCAAGGCTTCTGGGAGAACAtagcaggaggtggaggagagcaggagttCTGTTCTGTGAGGTCTCACAGGGAAGATGTTCCTTGGTTCTGGTGGGAACAAAGCTGAGAAACCACCCCTTCAGAACC
Encoded proteins:
- the TMEM38A gene encoding trimeric intracellular cation channel type A, whose translation is MDLAEALPLGELAAAFAALPVFPLFDTAYFIISVLYLKYEPGAVEMSRRSPFASWLCAMLHCFGSYILADLLLGEAPVAYFSHNSSVILATAVWYLIFFCPMNLFYKCVSFLPVKLILVAMKEVVRVRKISAGVHHAHHLYHHGWFVMVATGWLKGSGVALMSNFEQLLRGVWKPETNEILHMSFPTKASLYGTVLFTLQQTHWLPISEANLIFFFSMFMIVCKVFMTATHSHASPFAPLENLLCPVLFGSVPSGHPSHHHDHHEVSHPPPPPPPAKSKEELNEGTRKRKAKKAE
- the SMIM7 gene encoding small integral membrane protein 7, giving the protein MIGDLLLCGTLLVNAGAVLNFRLRRRDTEGFGEEQREPTTGDNIREFLLSLRYFRIFIALWNIFMMFCMIVLFGS